In one Kitasatospora cineracea genomic region, the following are encoded:
- a CDS encoding ANTAR domain-containing response regulator encodes MQHPAGPRSPVSTADEQAQPLDTDSPQITRIVIAEDEALIRLDLKEMLEEEGYTVVGEAGDGATAVKLVEELKPDLAILDVKMPVLDGLSAAERIHEQHLAPVLMLTAFSQRELVDRARDAGAMAYIVKPFSKSDLVPAIEMAVSRYTEMRTLEQEIADLSQRLETRKLVDRAKSVLQTKFGLNEPAAFRWIQKTSMDRRMTMAAVAEAVIEEGAAQDRKKADAAED; translated from the coding sequence ATGCAGCACCCCGCCGGACCGAGGAGCCCCGTGAGCACCGCCGACGAGCAGGCCCAGCCGCTTGACACCGACTCGCCCCAGATCACCCGAATCGTCATCGCCGAGGACGAGGCACTGATCCGCCTCGACCTCAAGGAGATGTTGGAGGAGGAGGGCTACACCGTCGTCGGTGAGGCCGGTGACGGCGCGACGGCGGTCAAACTGGTCGAGGAGCTCAAGCCCGACCTGGCCATCCTGGACGTGAAGATGCCCGTCCTGGACGGCCTCTCGGCCGCCGAGCGGATCCACGAGCAGCACCTCGCCCCGGTGCTGATGCTCACCGCGTTCTCCCAGCGCGAGCTGGTCGACCGGGCCCGGGACGCCGGCGCGATGGCCTACATCGTCAAGCCGTTCAGCAAGAGCGACCTGGTGCCCGCGATCGAGATGGCGGTCTCCCGCTACACCGAGATGCGCACCCTGGAGCAGGAGATCGCGGACCTCTCGCAGCGGCTGGAGACCCGCAAGCTGGTCGACCGCGCCAAGAGCGTGCTGCAGACCAAGTTCGGCCTGAACGAGCCCGCCGCGTTCCGCTGGATCCAGAAGACCTCGATGGACCGCCGGATGACCATGGCCGCCGTCGCCGAGGCCGTGATCGAGGAGGGCGCCGCCCAGGACCGCAAGAAGGCCGACGCCGCCGAGGACTGA
- a CDS encoding ABC transporter ATP-binding protein, whose protein sequence is MTALLEVEDLRVAYGKIEAVKGISFTVEQGEVTTLIGTNGAGKTTTLRTLSGLLRPTAGKVLFEGQAIDTVPAHRIVALGLAHSPEGRHIFPRMTIEENLLLGAFLRRDAAGIAEDVERACTLFPILAERRKQAAGTLSGGEQQMLAMGRALMSRPKLLMLDEPSMGLSPLMMQKIMATIVELKAAGTTILLVEQNAQAALSLSDRAYVMTTGKITLSGTGAELLHDESVRRQYLGED, encoded by the coding sequence GTGACCGCTCTGCTGGAGGTCGAGGACCTCCGTGTCGCCTACGGCAAGATCGAGGCCGTCAAGGGCATCTCGTTCACCGTCGAGCAGGGCGAGGTCACCACCCTGATCGGCACCAACGGCGCCGGCAAGACCACCACCCTGCGCACCCTGTCCGGGCTGCTCCGGCCGACCGCGGGCAAGGTCCTGTTCGAGGGGCAGGCGATCGACACGGTGCCCGCGCACCGGATCGTCGCGCTGGGCCTGGCCCACTCCCCCGAGGGCCGGCACATCTTCCCGCGGATGACCATCGAGGAGAACCTGCTGCTCGGCGCGTTCCTGCGGCGCGACGCGGCGGGCATCGCCGAGGACGTGGAACGGGCCTGCACGCTGTTCCCGATCCTCGCCGAGCGCCGCAAGCAGGCCGCCGGCACCCTGTCGGGCGGCGAGCAGCAGATGCTGGCGATGGGGCGGGCGCTGATGTCCCGGCCCAAGCTGCTGATGCTGGACGAGCCGTCGATGGGCCTGTCGCCGCTGATGATGCAGAAGATCATGGCGACCATCGTGGAACTGAAGGCCGCGGGCACCACCATCCTGCTGGTGGAGCAGAACGCGCAGGCCGCGCTCTCGCTCTCGGACCGGGCGTACGTGATGACCACCGGGAAGATCACGCTGTCCGGCACCGGCGCGGAGCTGCTGCACGACGAGTCGGTGCGCCGCCAGTACCTGGGCGAGGACTGA
- a CDS encoding ABC transporter ATP-binding protein: MRFGGLTAVNNVDLTVRQGEIVGLIGPNGAGKTTFFNCLTGLYVPTEGTVTYKGRVLPPKPHLVTQAGIARTFQNIRLFANMTALENVLVGRHTRTKEGLFSAILRGPGYRRAEREGRERARELLEFCGLGAKADHLARNLPYGEQRKLEIARALASEPGLLLLDEPTAGMNPQETRAAEELVFAIRDLGIAVLVIEHDMKFIFNLCDRTAVLVQGQKIVEGDRETVQNDERVVTAYLGAPLEGTTAAQEDGQ; this comes from the coding sequence GCGGCCTCACCGCGGTCAACAACGTGGACCTGACGGTCCGCCAGGGTGAGATCGTCGGTCTGATCGGCCCGAACGGGGCCGGGAAGACCACCTTCTTCAACTGCCTGACGGGGCTGTACGTCCCGACCGAGGGCACCGTGACGTACAAGGGCCGGGTGCTGCCGCCGAAGCCGCACCTGGTGACCCAGGCCGGGATCGCCCGGACCTTCCAGAACATCCGGCTGTTCGCCAACATGACGGCGCTGGAGAACGTCCTGGTGGGCCGGCACACCCGCACCAAGGAGGGGCTGTTCTCGGCGATCCTGCGCGGCCCGGGCTACCGGCGGGCCGAGCGGGAGGGCCGGGAGCGGGCCCGGGAGCTGCTGGAGTTCTGCGGCCTCGGCGCGAAGGCCGACCACCTGGCCCGGAACCTGCCCTACGGCGAGCAGCGCAAGCTGGAGATCGCCCGGGCGCTGGCGTCCGAGCCGGGCCTGCTGCTGCTGGACGAGCCGACCGCGGGCATGAACCCGCAGGAGACCCGGGCCGCCGAGGAACTGGTGTTCGCCATCCGGGACCTGGGCATCGCGGTGCTGGTGATCGAGCACGACATGAAGTTCATCTTCAACCTGTGCGACCGGACCGCCGTGCTGGTGCAGGGCCAGAAGATCGTCGAGGGCGACCGGGAGACCGTGCAGAACGACGAACGGGTCGTCACCGCCTACCTGGGCGCCCCGCTCGAAGGAACCACCGCAGCTCAGGAGGACGGCCAGTGA